One stretch of Streptomyces sp. NBC_01363 DNA includes these proteins:
- a CDS encoding MBL fold metallo-hydrolase yields the protein MDIVEVLPRLHMFRFPIGQAYLWRDGADLTLIDAGAIDAAPAIEDGVRSLGLDPGHISRIVVTHGHCDHYGAAQELADRHGAEILAHRLDAAVIRGEEEIADPVLLDWELPLWEHARTVPPAPPTRVDRELADGDEIGFGQGARVVHSPGHTPGSIGIHLPHHGVLFTGDCVARVDQVMLGVFNIDRAQAVDSFRRLAALEPATVCFGHGEPLTTDAAAALRASADRDSGLQVEHG from the coding sequence ATGGATATCGTCGAAGTTCTCCCCCGGCTGCACATGTTCCGCTTCCCCATCGGCCAGGCGTACCTGTGGCGTGACGGCGCCGATCTGACTCTGATCGACGCGGGCGCCATCGACGCGGCGCCCGCGATCGAGGACGGGGTGCGCAGCCTGGGCCTGGACCCTGGCCACATCTCCCGGATCGTCGTCACCCACGGCCATTGCGACCACTACGGTGCCGCGCAGGAGCTCGCCGACCGGCACGGCGCCGAGATCCTGGCCCATCGGCTGGATGCCGCGGTGATCCGGGGCGAGGAGGAGATCGCCGATCCCGTCCTGCTCGACTGGGAACTCCCGCTGTGGGAGCACGCGCGGACCGTACCCCCCGCCCCGCCGACCCGGGTCGACCGCGAGCTGGCCGACGGCGACGAAATCGGGTTCGGCCAGGGTGCCCGGGTGGTCCACTCCCCCGGCCACACCCCCGGTTCCATCGGGATTCATCTGCCGCACCACGGTGTGCTGTTCACCGGGGACTGCGTGGCCAGGGTCGACCAGGTGATGCTGGGCGTCTTCAACATCGACCGGGCGCAGGCCGTGGACTCCTTCCGGCGGCTGGCCGCGCTGGAGCCGGCCACGGTCTGCTTCGGACACGGCGAACCGCTCACCACCGACGCCGCCGCAGCGCTGCGAGCCTCAGCCGACCGGGACTCCGGCCTCCAGGTTGAGCACGGCTGA
- a CDS encoding carbohydrate ABC transporter permease yields MRPGRIGVHAFLMAVSLAFLAPLLLAVYASLRPYDETSEHGYFSLPRHLSLDYYRQAFSDSGMTKYFVNTMIIAVPGVLVTLFLASFVAFALARLKMRGGLVLLMLFTAGNLLPQQVIVTPLYVVFNRIPLPYWMSDSMTMYDSYWAVVAVQIGFQLGFCVFVLANFMRTLPQEILEAAIVDGAGVWTQYWRITLPLCRPALAALGTLQFTWMYNDFLWALVFISDGDKLPITSALNNLRGQFFTDYNLLAAGSVIVALPTLVVFLLLQRHFIAGLTLGSSKG; encoded by the coding sequence ATCCGCCCCGGCCGGATCGGCGTCCACGCCTTCCTGATGGCGGTCTCCCTCGCCTTCCTCGCGCCGCTCCTGCTCGCGGTGTACGCCTCGCTGCGGCCGTACGACGAGACTTCGGAGCACGGCTACTTCTCGCTGCCGCGCCATCTCTCCCTGGACTACTACCGGCAGGCGTTCTCCGACTCCGGCATGACGAAGTACTTCGTCAACACCATGATCATCGCAGTGCCGGGAGTGCTCGTCACCCTCTTCCTCGCCTCGTTCGTGGCCTTCGCGCTGGCGCGCCTGAAGATGCGCGGCGGGCTCGTCCTGCTGATGCTCTTCACCGCCGGCAACCTGCTGCCGCAGCAGGTGATCGTGACGCCCCTGTACGTGGTGTTCAACCGCATCCCGCTGCCCTACTGGATGTCCGACTCGATGACGATGTACGACTCGTACTGGGCCGTCGTCGCCGTCCAGATCGGCTTCCAGCTCGGCTTCTGCGTCTTCGTCCTGGCCAACTTCATGCGCACCCTGCCGCAGGAGATCCTGGAGGCCGCCATCGTCGACGGTGCGGGCGTGTGGACCCAGTACTGGCGGATCACCCTGCCCCTGTGCCGCCCGGCCCTGGCCGCGCTCGGCACGCTCCAGTTCACCTGGATGTACAACGACTTCCTGTGGGCGCTGGTCTTCATCTCCGACGGCGACAAGCTCCCCATCACCTCGGCGCTGAACAACCTCAGGGGCCAGTTCTTCACCGACTACAACCTGCTCGCCGCCGGCTCGGTGATCGTCGCCCTGCCCACGCTCGTCGTATTCCTCCTGCTCCAGCGCCACTTCATCGCGGGCCTCACCCTGGGCTCCAGCAAGGGGTAG
- a CDS encoding ROK family protein, with amino-acid sequence MHTDLVAALDIGGTKIAAALVDGGGALLVRAQRPTPARESAETVMGAVTEVLAELSGSPLWARAAAVGIGSAGPVDASAGTVSPVNVPGWRDFPLVERVGKAVGGLPVELVGDGVAMTAAEHWLGAARGYDNALCMVVSTGVGGGLVLGGKLHPGPTGNAGHIGHVSVDLDGDPCPCGSRGCVERIASGPNIARRALEAGWRPGPDGDASAAAVAAAARAGDPIALASFERAAQALAAGIAATAALVEIDIAVIGGGVAGAGDILFEPLRRALRRYATLSFIRRIEVAPAVMGTDAGLVGAAAAAARVGPGGVAAVRG; translated from the coding sequence ATGCATACCGACCTCGTCGCCGCGCTGGACATCGGCGGTACCAAGATCGCCGCCGCGTTGGTGGACGGCGGCGGCGCCCTTCTCGTACGGGCGCAGCGGCCGACGCCCGCCCGCGAGAGCGCCGAGACGGTGATGGGCGCCGTGACGGAGGTCCTGGCCGAACTGTCCGGCTCGCCGCTGTGGGCGCGGGCGGCGGCGGTCGGTATCGGCAGCGCGGGCCCGGTCGATGCCTCGGCCGGCACGGTCAGCCCGGTCAACGTCCCCGGCTGGCGCGACTTCCCGCTGGTGGAACGGGTCGGCAAGGCGGTCGGCGGACTGCCCGTCGAACTGGTCGGCGACGGGGTCGCGATGACGGCCGCCGAGCACTGGCTGGGCGCCGCCCGCGGCTACGACAACGCGCTCTGCATGGTCGTGTCGACCGGTGTCGGCGGCGGTCTCGTCCTCGGCGGCAAGCTCCACCCCGGCCCCACGGGCAACGCCGGGCACATCGGTCATGTGAGCGTGGATCTGGACGGCGACCCGTGTCCGTGCGGTTCGCGCGGCTGTGTCGAGCGCATCGCCAGCGGTCCGAACATCGCCCGCCGGGCGCTGGAGGCCGGCTGGCGGCCCGGACCGGACGGCGATGCCTCGGCGGCTGCCGTGGCCGCCGCAGCGCGCGCGGGGGACCCGATCGCCCTTGCCTCGTTCGAGCGCGCCGCTCAGGCGCTGGCCGCCGGGATCGCCGCCACCGCCGCGCTCGTCGAGATCGACATCGCGGTGATCGGCGGGGGAGTGGCCGGTGCGGGCGACATCCTCTTCGAGCCCTTGCGCCGGGCCCTGCGCCGGTACGCCACGCTCTCCTTCATCCGGCGGATCGAGGTGGCCCCGGCGGTGATGGGCACCGACGCGGGCCTGGTGGGCGCCGCCGCCGCGGCGGCGCGGGTGGGTCCGGGCGGCGTGGCGGCGGTCCGGGGCTGA
- a CDS encoding NPCBM/NEW2 domain-containing protein — protein sequence MAGLLCAAGATVPAAADSPAPARAVAPQSGNGLALTPPMGFNNWNSTHCRAEFDESMVKGIADIFVEKGLKDAGYQYVNLDDCWAKPQRNADGELEADPQRFPNGIKAVADYVHSKGLKIGIYTSAGTKTCDSVGLPGALGHEYSDAKQFADWGIDYLKYDNCNNLGVDAKKRYTTMRDALAATGRPIVYSICEWGENKPWEWAGELGNLWRTTGDINDSWGSMLSIMKQNLPLAAAAGPGHWNDPDMLEVGNGGMTDTEYRTHFSMWSMMAAPLLIGSDLRRASAETFEILSNHEVIAVDQDPLGKQGTVLSSAGGRWVVSKEMQDGSRAVALFNETGSAQRIATTSAEVGLPKADGYTMRDLWDHSTYNTAGTVAATVPAHGTVLLRVAADGKWAAHPPAVELGLESSPLIEAGRTATLTTTVTGLGRTPAKKVAALLTGPSGWRVKAVSPTGSPALPTGRSLTTRWQVTAPAGTPTGAYDLTLDAQYRSPTGARVRSTVPIRAHVVVAPPAGGGYLGDLPPLSAANGWGPVEKDTSNGESGAGDGNPLTIGGTVFAKGLGVHADSAVEFYTGGTCNSVTAQVGVDDESTRGTVAFEVWADGTKAASTGVLTNAMAAQSVTADVSGAQVVRLVVTDGGDGVDSDHADWADLRITC from the coding sequence ATGGCCGGACTGTTGTGCGCCGCGGGCGCGACCGTTCCCGCCGCCGCGGACTCGCCCGCTCCCGCCCGCGCCGTGGCTCCGCAGTCCGGAAACGGCCTTGCGCTCACCCCTCCGATGGGGTTCAACAATTGGAACTCGACACACTGCCGGGCCGAGTTCGACGAGTCGATGGTCAAGGGCATCGCCGACATCTTTGTCGAGAAGGGCCTCAAGGACGCGGGCTATCAGTACGTCAATCTCGACGACTGCTGGGCGAAGCCGCAGCGCAATGCGGACGGCGAACTGGAGGCCGATCCGCAACGCTTCCCGAACGGGATCAAGGCCGTCGCGGACTATGTCCACTCCAAGGGCCTCAAAATCGGCATCTACACCAGCGCCGGCACCAAGACCTGTGACAGCGTGGGACTCCCGGGCGCCCTGGGCCACGAGTACAGCGACGCAAAGCAGTTCGCGGACTGGGGCATCGACTACCTGAAGTACGACAACTGCAACAACCTGGGCGTCGACGCGAAGAAGCGCTATACGACGATGCGGGACGCGCTCGCGGCGACCGGCCGCCCCATCGTCTACAGCATCTGCGAATGGGGCGAGAACAAGCCCTGGGAATGGGCCGGTGAGCTCGGCAACCTCTGGCGCACGACCGGCGACATCAACGACAGCTGGGGCAGCATGCTGTCGATCATGAAGCAGAACCTGCCCCTCGCCGCCGCTGCCGGGCCCGGACACTGGAACGACCCCGACATGCTGGAGGTCGGCAACGGCGGTATGACGGACACCGAGTACCGCACCCACTTCTCCATGTGGTCCATGATGGCGGCGCCGCTGCTCATCGGCTCCGATCTGCGCAGGGCGAGCGCGGAGACCTTCGAGATCCTCTCCAACCACGAGGTCATCGCCGTCGACCAGGACCCGCTCGGCAAGCAGGGCACCGTGCTCTCCTCCGCAGGCGGACGCTGGGTGGTCAGCAAGGAAATGCAGGACGGCAGCCGCGCCGTCGCCCTCTTCAACGAGACCGGTAGTGCACAGCGCATCGCGACGACGTCCGCCGAGGTGGGACTGCCGAAGGCCGACGGGTACACGATGCGCGACCTGTGGGACCACAGCACGTACAACACGGCGGGCACCGTGGCAGCGACCGTCCCGGCGCACGGCACGGTGCTGCTGCGGGTCGCCGCCGACGGCAAGTGGGCCGCGCATCCGCCCGCGGTGGAACTCGGCCTGGAATCCAGCCCGTTGATCGAGGCCGGACGCACCGCCACGCTGACCACGACGGTGACCGGACTGGGCCGCACTCCCGCCAAGAAGGTTGCGGCCCTGCTCACCGGTCCCTCGGGCTGGCGGGTGAAGGCGGTGTCGCCGACCGGTTCACCGGCCCTGCCGACCGGCCGCTCGCTGACCACGCGCTGGCAGGTCACGGCCCCCGCGGGCACCCCCACCGGTGCGTACGATCTGACGCTCGACGCCCAGTACCGCTCGCCGACCGGGGCACGGGTACGGTCCACGGTCCCGATCCGGGCCCATGTGGTGGTCGCGCCACCGGCGGGCGGCGGCTACCTGGGCGACCTGCCGCCGCTCTCCGCGGCCAATGGCTGGGGCCCGGTCGAGAAGGACACCAGCAATGGTGAGAGCGGCGCGGGCGACGGGAATCCGCTGACGATCGGCGGCACGGTCTTCGCCAAGGGCCTCGGCGTGCACGCGGACAGCGCCGTCGAGTTCTACACCGGCGGAACGTGCAACTCCGTGACGGCGCAGGTGGGGGTCGACGACGAGAGCACCAGGGGGACGGTCGCCTTCGAGGTCTGGGCCGACGGGACGAAGGCGGCGTCGACCGGCGTACTGACCAACGCGATGGCCGCCCAGTCGGTCACCGCGGATGTCAGCGGCGCGCAGGTGGTACGTCTGGTGGTCACCGACGGCGGGGACGGCGTCGATTCCGACCACGCGGACTGGGCGGACCTGCGGATCACCTGCTGA
- a CDS encoding ABC transporter substrate-binding protein, whose amino-acid sequence MSRRSLLRGAAVGAGAVTLPALLTACGSGPGGDGKTITLGSNSSDPVPKKAFADAFAAYEAQSDGRKVKVNTVDHNTFQENISRYLQGKPDDVFMWFAGNRMQFFAEKGLLHDVSDNWQDYKGFSAALKAQSTGADGKQYLTPYYYYPWAVFHRRSLFADRGYQAPKTLDEYVALARQMKKDKLDPIAFCDKDGWPAMGTFDYIDMRTNGYEFHKSLMAGEVAWTDKRVREVFDTWRRLLPYCQQGANGRTWQEAANSLQKKEAGMAVFGLPHPGAQFPKGEQGDIDFFPFPVIDPEHGQDAVEAPIDGFLLAKKSKNLKNKKALESAKDLLKWLATGKAEDIYLKSDPNNIAVSDQADISAYSPLQKKAVELVSGAKQISQFLDRDTRPDFSSTVMIPAIQKFISDPDDVDGLVNDIERQKKTIFAAD is encoded by the coding sequence ATGTCCCGGCGAAGTCTGCTGCGTGGTGCGGCTGTTGGAGCCGGAGCCGTGACGCTGCCCGCGCTGCTCACCGCCTGCGGGAGCGGCCCCGGTGGTGACGGAAAGACCATCACCTTGGGGTCGAATTCCTCCGACCCGGTTCCGAAGAAGGCGTTCGCCGACGCCTTCGCCGCGTACGAGGCGCAGTCGGACGGTCGGAAGGTGAAGGTCAACACCGTCGACCACAACACCTTTCAGGAGAACATCAGCCGGTATCTCCAGGGCAAGCCGGACGATGTCTTCATGTGGTTCGCCGGCAACCGGATGCAATTCTTCGCCGAGAAAGGACTGCTGCACGACGTCAGCGACAACTGGCAGGACTACAAAGGCTTCTCGGCCGCGCTGAAAGCCCAGTCCACCGGAGCGGACGGCAAGCAGTACCTCACGCCGTACTACTACTATCCGTGGGCCGTCTTCCACCGTAGGAGTCTCTTCGCCGACCGCGGCTATCAGGCGCCGAAGACGCTCGACGAGTACGTGGCGCTCGCCAGGCAGATGAAGAAGGACAAGCTGGACCCGATCGCCTTCTGCGACAAGGACGGCTGGCCCGCCATGGGCACCTTCGACTACATCGACATGCGGACCAACGGCTACGAATTCCACAAGAGCCTGATGGCGGGCGAAGTTGCCTGGACCGACAAGCGGGTCAGGGAGGTCTTCGACACCTGGCGCCGGCTCCTGCCGTACTGCCAGCAGGGTGCCAACGGCCGTACCTGGCAGGAGGCCGCCAACAGCCTCCAGAAGAAGGAGGCCGGCATGGCCGTCTTCGGACTGCCGCACCCCGGCGCCCAGTTCCCCAAGGGCGAACAGGGCGACATCGACTTCTTCCCCTTCCCCGTCATCGACCCGGAGCACGGGCAGGACGCGGTCGAGGCACCCATCGACGGATTCCTGCTGGCGAAGAAGTCGAAGAACCTCAAGAACAAGAAGGCGCTGGAAAGCGCCAAGGACCTGCTCAAGTGGCTGGCCACCGGAAAGGCCGAGGACATCTACCTGAAGAGTGACCCGAACAACATCGCGGTCAGCGACCAGGCGGACATCTCCGCGTACTCACCGCTCCAGAAGAAGGCCGTGGAGCTGGTCTCCGGAGCCAAGCAGATCTCCCAGTTCCTGGACCGGGACACCAGGCCGGACTTCTCCTCCACGGTCATGATCCCGGCGATCCAGAAGTTCATCAGCGACCCCGACGACGTGGACGGCCTGGTCAACGACATCGAACGGCAGAAGAAGACCATCTTCGCCGCCGACTGA
- a CDS encoding carbohydrate ABC transporter permease, protein MSFIPARRTGRRVARRFTGRDLAVLGVLLGIPVLLDVAIVWGPTLASVVLSFTGWDGIGDIKWVGTQNYRNLFTNYPQFWPAARHNLLWLAFLGLVAAPFGLLLAVLIDRGVRFSRFYQSTLYMPVVLSLAVVGFIAQLVFSRDQGALNAVIGDTGSPTDWLGDPDLNIWMVLLAAAWRHTGYVMILYLAGLKAVDPSLKEAAAIDGAGEAQTFFRIVLPTLRPVNVIVGVITVIESLRAFDIVYAVNHGRNGLELLSVLVTDNIIGEASRIGFGSAIAVVLLAVSLGFVATYLVQELRGERNR, encoded by the coding sequence GTGTCGTTCATCCCGGCCCGGCGCACCGGACGGCGGGTCGCGCGGCGGTTCACCGGCCGCGACCTCGCCGTACTCGGTGTGCTGCTCGGCATACCCGTCCTGCTCGACGTCGCCATCGTCTGGGGACCGACCCTCGCCTCCGTGGTGCTCTCCTTCACCGGCTGGGACGGCATCGGTGACATCAAGTGGGTCGGCACGCAGAACTACCGGAACCTCTTCACCAACTATCCGCAGTTCTGGCCCGCGGCCCGGCACAATCTGCTCTGGCTCGCCTTCCTCGGCCTGGTCGCCGCCCCGTTCGGACTGCTGCTGGCCGTGCTCATCGACCGGGGGGTGCGCTTCAGCCGCTTCTACCAGTCGACGCTGTACATGCCCGTCGTACTGTCTCTCGCCGTGGTGGGATTCATCGCCCAGCTGGTCTTCTCCCGCGACCAGGGCGCCCTCAACGCCGTCATCGGGGACACGGGTTCGCCGACGGACTGGCTCGGCGACCCGGACCTCAACATCTGGATGGTGCTGCTTGCCGCCGCGTGGCGGCACACCGGCTATGTGATGATCCTCTATCTCGCCGGGCTGAAGGCCGTCGACCCCTCGCTGAAGGAGGCCGCGGCGATCGACGGGGCGGGCGAGGCCCAGACCTTCTTCCGCATCGTCCTCCCCACCCTGCGGCCGGTCAATGTGATCGTCGGCGTCATCACCGTCATCGAGTCCCTGCGCGCGTTCGACATCGTGTACGCCGTCAACCATGGCCGCAACGGACTCGAACTGCTCTCGGTGCTCGTCACCGACAACATCATCGGCGAGGCCAGCCGGATCGGCTTCGGCTCCGCCATCGCCGTGGTCCTGCTGGCCGTCTCCCTGGGATTCGTCGCGACGTATCTGGTCCAGGAGCTCCGAGGGGAGAGGAACCGTTGA
- a CDS encoding LacI family DNA-binding transcriptional regulator, which produces MAETARHSETRYGNRPTMKDVAARAGVGLKTVSRVVNSEPGVTPDTERRVQEAIEALGFRRNDSARVLRKGRTASIGLVLEDLADPFYGPLSRAVEEVARAHGALLINGSSAEDPEREQELVLALCARRVDGLIVIPAGDDHRYLEPEIKAGVATVFVDRPAGRIDADMVLSDSFGGAREGVAHLIAHGHRRIGFIGDQPRIHTATERLRGYHAAMADAGTEVADSWVSLGSTEPDRVRAATERMLAGPEPVTAIFTGNNRVTVTVVRVLAEQERRIALVGFDDIELADLLGITVISQDAATVGRTAAEHLFRRLDGADHAPARVELPTTLIPRGSGELPPA; this is translated from the coding sequence GTGGCCGAGACCGCCCGTCACTCCGAGACCCGTTACGGCAACCGGCCGACCATGAAGGATGTGGCGGCCCGCGCCGGAGTGGGCCTCAAGACGGTCTCCCGCGTGGTCAACAGCGAGCCGGGGGTCACACCCGACACCGAGCGCCGGGTCCAGGAGGCCATCGAGGCGCTCGGCTTCCGGCGCAACGACAGCGCGCGCGTCCTGCGCAAGGGCCGCACCGCCTCGATCGGACTGGTCCTGGAGGACCTCGCCGACCCGTTCTACGGGCCGCTGAGCCGTGCGGTGGAGGAGGTCGCGCGGGCACACGGCGCCCTGCTGATCAACGGGTCGAGCGCCGAGGACCCGGAGCGCGAGCAGGAGCTCGTGCTCGCGCTGTGCGCGCGCCGGGTGGACGGGCTCATCGTGATTCCGGCCGGTGACGACCACCGCTATCTGGAGCCGGAGATCAAGGCGGGCGTCGCCACCGTCTTCGTGGACCGGCCGGCGGGCCGCATCGACGCCGACATGGTCCTCTCCGACAGCTTCGGCGGCGCCCGCGAGGGCGTCGCCCACCTGATCGCGCACGGCCACCGCCGGATCGGCTTCATCGGCGACCAGCCGCGCATCCACACCGCCACCGAGCGGCTGCGCGGATACCACGCGGCGATGGCGGACGCGGGGACAGAGGTCGCGGACTCCTGGGTGTCCCTCGGTTCGACCGAACCCGACCGGGTCCGGGCCGCCACCGAGCGGATGCTCGCCGGCCCCGAGCCCGTCACCGCGATCTTCACGGGCAACAACCGGGTGACGGTGACGGTGGTGCGTGTCCTCGCCGAGCAGGAACGCCGCATCGCCCTGGTCGGCTTCGACGACATCGAACTGGCCGACCTGCTCGGCATCACCGTCATCTCCCAGGACGCCGCCACCGTCGGCCGCACCGCCGCCGAGCACCTCTTCCGCCGCCTGGACGGCGCCGACCACGCCCCGGCCCGGGTGGAACTCCCCACGACGCTCATCCCGCGCGGCTCGGGCGAGCTGCCGCCCGCCTGA
- a CDS encoding excalibur calcium-binding domain-containing protein, with translation MSQNQQPPWGQPPRPPGTNPYGTPAPPERRPKWARKRILIPAAAVLFFLGVGIGGADDPARTEKTADAKAAPSATVTATATVTATPAPSATRTVTASPEPVPTVTRTKTVRVTVAPATEDGGTSGGSVSGGGGGSTYYANCSAVRAADAAPIHAGEPGYGRHLDRDGDGVACE, from the coding sequence ATGTCTCAGAATCAGCAGCCGCCGTGGGGGCAGCCGCCCCGACCGCCCGGCACCAACCCGTACGGCACGCCCGCGCCGCCGGAGCGTCGTCCGAAGTGGGCACGGAAGCGGATCCTGATCCCGGCCGCCGCCGTCCTGTTCTTCCTCGGCGTGGGCATCGGTGGCGCGGACGATCCCGCCAGGACCGAGAAGACGGCCGACGCGAAGGCCGCACCGTCCGCTACGGTGACGGCGACAGCCACGGTGACGGCCACCCCGGCACCGTCGGCCACCAGGACGGTGACCGCGAGCCCGGAGCCGGTACCGACCGTCACGAGGACCAAGACCGTCAGGGTGACGGTCGCGCCCGCGACCGAGGACGGCGGCACGTCCGGCGGTTCCGTCTCGGGCGGGGGCGGCGGCAGTACGTACTACGCCAACTGCTCCGCCGTGCGCGCGGCCGACGCCGCACCCATCCACGCGGGAGAGCCCGGCTACGGGCGGCATCTCGACCGGGACGGGGACGGGGTCGCCTGCGAGTAG
- a CDS encoding dipeptidase encodes MTARPISETIASLMPRAKTELTELVAFQSVADPAQFPKSECEAAADWVADALRAEDFQDVALLDTPDGTRSVYGFLPGPAGAPTVLLYAHYDVQPPLDESAWLSPPFELTERDGRWYGRGSADCKGGFIMHLLALRALKADGGVPVSVKVIAEGSEEQGTGGLERYAEAHPELLAADTIVIGDTGNFRVGLPTVTATLRGMTMLRVTLDTLEGNLHSGQFGGAAPDALAGMIQLLASLRAEDGTTTVDGLATDTEWDGLQYPEADFRKDAKVLDGVGLIGTGTVADRIWARPAVTVIGIDCPPVIGATPSLQASARAQVSLRVPPGQDSAAATALLTAHLKAHAPWGARVTVEQVGQGQPFRADTSSPAYTSMAQAMEAAYPGEKMQTSGMGGSIPLCNTLAALYPEAEILLIGLSEPEAQIHAVNESVSPQELERLSLAEALFLRNYADSKRA; translated from the coding sequence ATGACCGCCCGTCCGATTTCCGAGACCATTGCCTCGCTGATGCCCCGCGCCAAGACGGAGCTGACCGAGCTGGTGGCCTTCCAGTCGGTGGCGGATCCCGCGCAGTTCCCGAAGAGCGAGTGCGAAGCGGCCGCCGACTGGGTCGCCGACGCGCTGCGCGCCGAGGACTTCCAGGACGTCGCCCTTCTCGACACCCCGGACGGCACCCGGTCGGTCTACGGCTTCCTGCCCGGTCCGGCCGGCGCCCCGACCGTACTGCTCTACGCGCACTACGACGTTCAGCCGCCGCTCGACGAGTCCGCCTGGCTCTCCCCTCCGTTCGAGCTGACGGAGCGCGACGGCCGCTGGTACGGCCGCGGCTCGGCCGACTGCAAGGGCGGCTTCATCATGCACCTCCTCGCCCTGCGCGCCCTCAAGGCCGACGGCGGCGTCCCGGTCTCCGTCAAGGTGATCGCCGAGGGCTCCGAGGAGCAGGGCACCGGCGGTCTGGAGCGGTACGCGGAGGCGCACCCCGAACTGCTGGCCGCCGACACCATCGTCATCGGCGACACCGGCAACTTCCGGGTCGGTCTGCCGACGGTCACCGCGACGCTGCGCGGCATGACGATGCTGCGGGTCACGCTCGACACCCTCGAAGGGAACCTGCACTCCGGGCAGTTCGGCGGCGCCGCCCCGGATGCGCTGGCCGGGATGATCCAGCTGCTGGCCTCACTGCGCGCCGAGGACGGCACCACGACCGTAGACGGGCTCGCCACGGACACCGAGTGGGACGGGCTCCAGTACCCGGAGGCCGATTTCCGCAAGGACGCGAAGGTCCTCGACGGGGTCGGGCTGATCGGCACGGGCACGGTCGCCGACCGCATCTGGGCCCGGCCCGCCGTCACCGTCATCGGCATCGACTGTCCGCCGGTGATCGGTGCGACCCCGTCGCTCCAGGCGAGCGCGCGGGCCCAGGTCAGCCTGCGGGTCCCGCCGGGCCAGGACTCCGCCGCGGCGACCGCGCTGTTGACCGCCCACCTCAAGGCCCACGCCCCGTGGGGGGCGAGGGTGACGGTGGAACAGGTCGGCCAGGGCCAGCCGTTCCGCGCGGACACCTCCAGCCCGGCGTACACGTCGATGGCGCAGGCGATGGAGGCCGCGTACCCGGGCGAGAAGATGCAGACGTCCGGCATGGGCGGCTCGATCCCGCTCTGCAACACCCTCGCCGCCCTCTACCCGGAGGCGGAGATCCTGCTGATCGGCCTGAGCGAGCCGGAGGCACAGATCCACGCGGTGAACGAGAGCGTGTCGCCCCAGGAGCTGGAGCGACTGTCGCTCGCCGAGGCCCTGTTCCTGCGGAACTACGCGGATTCCAAGCGCGCCTGA
- a CDS encoding NUDIX domain-containing protein yields the protein MIVWINGAFGAGKTSAARELIDLIPNSTFYDPELIGGELRHLLPQKRLAEVTDFQDLPIWRRLVVDTAAALLAEVSGVLVVPMTLLRQEYRDEIFGGLASRRIEVRHVLLSPEETILRKRIADRVEYPGDPEHSERVRQWAYQHIEPYRAALGWLARDAHVIDSGALTPYGTAERIAEAVSSGAVTPCEIVQTPEPTAETVAAGVLLFDECDRVLLVDPTYKPGWEFPGGVVESGEAPAQAGIREVAEEIGIHLDRVPKLLVVDWEAPRPPGYGGLRLLFDGGLLTGADAQRLLLPGSELRGWRFVTEAEAATLLPPTRYERLRWALRARERSAVLNLEAGVPVG from the coding sequence GTGATCGTCTGGATCAACGGTGCGTTCGGCGCGGGCAAGACGAGCGCCGCGCGTGAACTGATCGATCTGATCCCGAACAGCACCTTCTACGACCCCGAACTCATCGGCGGGGAGCTGCGGCATCTGCTGCCCCAGAAGAGGCTCGCCGAGGTGACGGACTTCCAGGACCTGCCGATCTGGCGGCGACTGGTCGTGGACACCGCGGCGGCCCTGCTCGCCGAGGTGTCCGGTGTGCTGGTGGTGCCGATGACTCTGCTGCGACAGGAGTACCGCGACGAGATCTTCGGAGGGCTGGCCTCCCGGCGCATCGAAGTGCGTCATGTGCTGCTCTCACCTGAGGAAACGATCCTGCGCAAACGGATCGCCGACCGCGTCGAGTACCCCGGGGACCCGGAGCACAGCGAACGGGTACGGCAATGGGCCTACCAGCACATCGAGCCCTACCGGGCGGCGCTCGGCTGGCTCGCCCGCGACGCCCACGTCATCGACTCCGGCGCGCTCACCCCGTACGGGACGGCCGAGCGCATCGCCGAGGCGGTCAGCAGCGGCGCCGTCACCCCGTGCGAGATCGTGCAGACACCCGAGCCGACCGCGGAGACCGTGGCGGCCGGCGTACTGCTCTTCGACGAGTGCGACCGGGTGCTGCTCGTCGACCCGACCTACAAGCCCGGCTGGGAATTCCCCGGCGGAGTGGTCGAGTCCGGGGAGGCACCGGCCCAGGCCGGGATCCGTGAAGTGGCCGAGGAGATAGGCATCCATCTCGACCGGGTACCGAAACTCCTCGTCGTCGACTGGGAGGCACCCCGGCCGCCCGGCTACGGGGGCCTGCGGCTGCTCTTCGACGGCGGCCTGCTGACCGGCGCGGACGCCCAGCGGCTGCTGCTGCCCGGATCCGAACTGCGCGGCTGGCGGTTCGTCACCGAGGCAGAAGCGGCCACCCTGCTGCCCCCGACCCGGTACGAACGGCTGCGCTGGGCGCTGCGCGCCCGCGAGCGGTCAGCCGTGCTCAACCTGGAGGCCGGAGTCCCGGTCGGCTGA